In Podospora pseudopauciseta strain CBS 411.78 chromosome 2 map unlocalized CBS411.78m_2, whole genome shotgun sequence, the genomic stretch AGCCGACTTTATGGACGAGCTTGTGGCGGGTGTGGTTAACGACTGGCCACGGAAGGGTCTAGATTTGCTCGGCCAGCTGCATACCTACCTGAGCCAACCAGCTTTAACGGGATTGGGCCCGATGTTCATGATAGGGAATGAAGCTGTCTCAAAACATGGCGCCACCGACAACATCGTATGTCTACATTTTTGATCAGATCGCAACCTAACAGTGATGAGAGCTGGGCATTCAGATCAGGACCGTCAGGTGCCCTAGGCAAGCTCACTTTGTTGCAAGACACCTACCTGCCCGTCACCTATCACATCTTGATCTGTACCTATCTGTACAACCGGAACCATTCCGTTACACCACATTGCCGTCGGTGATTGAAGAAGATTCTTTGCATTTGCTTTGTTCGACTGCGTCAGGTCCATGGAACCGACGTTGAGTATGGCTGGCGGAGGTGGTCATGTGACGAACCATGTCCTTTCTGTATTGTCTGCATATATCTACTCCTTATAACACCAGTGTCGGGTGCCATAGTTTAGCAGCCTAATGTCTCTCGTCAGTACCATCAGTCTTGATGTGGTGTGCTTGTCTTGGGACATGTGGAACAGGGTGACATGACAGACACCTAGTGACTGAGCTGCCTTGTCCTCCCTCTTGTGCCATGGAAAAGTGATGGCCAGTTTTGACCCCTGATGAGCTACTTTGTGGTGTGAGGTTGCATTCCCTGGCTGCCGTCGGTCTCGGCGGAAGGTTGACTCTTTGTCTGTGTGACGGCGTACCAACGGGTAGCACCCAATGCCACGTGCCAACCATCGGTTGATTGCAGCCGATGACGGCAAGGCAATCGGAGAGCCGTTATCTCTCTGCCCTTTGTTCGGACGCGGACGCATGCGATTCAAACTGTCAGATTGGCATCTGGTGCTTTGACCCGAGCCCAACGACGGTTGTGTAAACCATGGTGCCGCGCGGCGAAAGCCGCCAGGTCCTTCGGAGCAACTTGCCTGATATTAAAACGTCCGGCACTGGCCCCGTGTGGAGTCTTGACCCTGAGCAATACCTACTTACTGTGTACCACCATAAGGTATTGTGCGGTGCACTGTTGCGGCACAATTGCAGGCCTGTACAGATGATACGGAGTATTTAAATATCAGGTTTATATCGATACTGATATCTTGGACCTATTCGTGCCATTGAGCAATTGTTTGGTCAAGCTGAGTACGGACTTGTGGGGACGGGCATTTGTGATTGGTGTCGCATGGGTGCCCCATCACCCAAAAGGCCTGGGCCTCTGGTCTGAACAGACGTGCTGATCATGCTTTGCACGTGTGGTGTCTTTGACGGCAGCCAGAACGGGCCACCTTGGACCCGACAGGCAGGTTCCTCTGTCCGTTCTTCACCGTCTTGACCATCTCAAAGAGCTTCAGCACGTGGTTCTGAGGATGCCGTGGTTGAGATGATTCTTTCATGGCctgggaagaaggagtggGTGGAAGTGAGGATCGGCCCCTGGCCCACAGCCCACCCCGACAAGGCAAGGGTGATGGTTGGAGGGAGCGGAGCGAAGCTGCAAGTGCGCGGACCACCCACCTACGAGCCACATGGTTACCCGGCACTGTAGAAGTTCAGAGGTGCCCTCCCGTTTCACCATTTCGTTCAAGTTCCCCTTTCCTGATTCTCTGCCCGGCCTGGCCCGTTTCTGCTTTTAGTGCCTCTCTGTCTCTGCCTCACTTAACCAAACCActttccacctccatcatcccaagtgacaaaaccaccaaccaaacacCAGACTTTGCACTATCGACTCCCTCCACGTCCTTAGTGCCCGCCTTGGTCACTGTTGCAACACGCCGCCACTGAAATACCGATCGGCATTTCCCACCACCGCTCTTTGTCCTTTTTCGTCTTTGTCGGCGTTTCACCTTGCGACAAGGGCTCCAGCAAAAAAACAATTGCCCCGGGGTTCTTTTTTCGCCTTATCGCCAGCATGTCCCTCGACTCGGCCAGTCGTCCCATCATGGCTCCATCGGTACGTCTGTAAACCTGTTCATGCCCGTCGGTCCGTTGACGTTGCATCCTCATCGCCTTCTCTCCCAAACCTTCCCGCAATTCACTAACACTATTCTTTTCCCCCTTATTATAGGAGAAGCGCTACAGCACCTACAGCATGACACCCTCCGAcgcccccaccaccctcagcaCCGACAGCATGACTGCCGAGATCAGGCCCATCGTCGACGGCCTCGAGCGCCTCAAGAACCCTCGCCTCGCCGACCAGCGCGTGTACCTTAATGAAGAAAAGACTACCAACCTTCAGAAGCTTGCCCTCAGCGCCAAGCTCGAGCGCGCCCTTGACCGGAGGATGAGCAGCCAAGATGCCGTCATGCGGCCGCGGAAACCATCAGTTGTCGttgccgagaaggagaaggcttGAATGTAGACATGCGCGACGACGACAGTCATTTGTTGAGATGGAGAGAATgggaagaaggccaagacgATGGAGACACGCACCAGCGGGTGCGATGTGGAGCAGCTATTGCAATGCCCTATCCACGCCGTGTTTCCTCGCCAAATTCGATGCAGGAACCGCCTCGAAACCTACACCATCCTGGCAGCAGTCGAGCCATCAACTGGAGTCAACATCAGAAGAGAGGAGCAGTCATTTCATCATCAGCGCGCGTTCGGGGGCCAGCTTGGGAAACTTTTCATTGTTATTTTATTTTCGTTCGTGTTTTCGGTTTTGCGGCATTGGCATTGTCGATGTACTGTCAGGAAAGGGGTGCTGCTTCAGGATCGATGGGATGGTATGGGCAGCAATAGATATTCAGACGAGACGGGAGGTGATGTGGAATCTTGAAGGATTATTGCAGGATTGTGGGCGTGGTATCATACTAGCCATTCATCGGCTTTTGTCTGGGAAAGTGAGAGGTTATATCAGTGGGAAATGGACCAGGACTTATCGGCGGGCGTAATTGCAAATCCTCACAATTATATATCTCTTgtcaaaaaaaagaaaagaaaagcgaTGCCTGGTATTATGTCCGTCTCATTCACTGCGCTCTCTGCTCGCCCTGAGTTCTTGTCGCCTGAACGCCTTGGTGAACTCCCGTGAAACGATGTAACGACAACCAAGAAAATAAAACAGACCGACAGCCAGCACCACTATGCTGCTGTCTCTATCGCATCCCAGATAAGCTTCCAATGCCCTATCCTCTTGCCATGGCATCACCAATTCCCTCATACCACTTCTCCCGTCAAACCCTCTAGTTCCCCTCCTTCGCAATCCTcccctcaatctccttcaacaactcagccaactccttctcctccccttcaaacTCCAACGCTTTGGCCACCGCCCCCTTGGCCTCTTGCAACCTCC encodes the following:
- a CDS encoding uncharacterized protein (EggNog:ENOG503P6RP) — translated: MSLDSASRPIMAPSEKRYSTYSMTPSDAPTTLSTDSMTAEIRPIVDGLERLKNPRLADQRVYLNEEKTTNLQKLALSAKLERALDRRMSSQDAVMRPRKPSVVVAEKEKA